In Parasteatoda tepidariorum isolate YZ-2023 chromosome 2, CAS_Ptep_4.0, whole genome shotgun sequence, one DNA window encodes the following:
- the LOC107444921 gene encoding cuticle protein 14-like, which produces MISLVSVLAILVVAVMAHPPLEHHGHHAAIPYKFGYSIKDKHGEQHREESGTGGHHVTGSYGFTDDRGIHREVHYVADHGGFRAQVKTNEPGTANQNPAAVHIHSSAPAHGHLYGGYGGYGIGGYAGHGQEYAGHGQGYAGHGHGYANQGGLGYGYGGYGLGLGGLGYGAGYGGLGLASGLLGTLPYARYGY; this is translated from the exons ATGATCTCACTG GTATCCGTTTTAGCTATTTTGGTTGTTGCTGTGATGGCTCATCCTCCTTTG GAACATCATGGGCACCATGCAGCCATTCCTTACAAATTCGGTTACAGCATTAAAGATAAACATGGCGAACAACACAGAGAAGAATCTGGAACTGGTGGACATCACGTGACAGGAAGCTATGGATTTACAGATGATCGTGGCATCCACAGAGAGGTTCATTACGTAGCTGACCACGGTGGCTTCAGAGCTCAAGTCAAGACCAACGAACCAGGAACCGCAAACCAGAATCCAGCTGCCGTTCACATTCACTCATCTGCCCCTGCTCATGGCCACCTCTATGGAGGATATGGTGGCTACGGTATTGGAGGTTATGCCGGACATGGACAAGAATATGCCGGACATGGACAAGGATATGCTGGACATGGGCATGGTTATGCTAATCAAGGTGGATTAGGCTACGGGTATGGAGGTTATGGACTTGGACTTGGTGGTCTTGGATACGGAGCAGGATATGGTGGATTAGGATTAGCCAGTGGGCTATTGGGTACATTGCCATATGCTCGATACGGTTACTAA
- the LOC107444920 gene encoding la-related protein Larp4B-like: protein MIYQVIILAIISIAAFAHPPLDHGHHAPKPYKFGYSIKDKHGEQHREKSGTGGHVTGSYGFTDDRGIHREVHYVADHGGFRAQVKTNEPGTANQNPAAVHIHSSAPAHGHLYGGYAGHGHAYANHGHGHVAHGHGHVAHGHGHVPHGHGHVAHGHSYAGHGHEGNAGLGYGYGGYGLGYNGLGYGAGFGGYGLASALLGTLPYARYGY, encoded by the exons atgatttaccag GTTATCATTTTAGCTATCATTAGTATCGCTGCTTTTGCACATCCACCTCTG gatCATGGTCATCATGCACCTAAACCATACAAATTTGGATACAGCATAAAGGACAAGCATGGTGAGCAACACAGGGAAAAATCCGGAACGGGTGGTCATGTGACAGGAAGCTATGGATTTACTGATGATCGTGGTATCCACAGAGAAGTACATTATGTAGCTGACCACGGTGGTTTCAGAGCCCAAGTCAAGACCAACGAACCAGGAACCGCTAACCAGAATCCAGCAGCTGTTCACATTCATTCATCTGCTCCAGCTCATGGTCATCTCTATGGAGGATATGCTGGTCATGGACATGCCTATGCTAACCATGGACATGGTCATGTTGCTCATGGACATGGTCATGTTGCTCATGGACATGGTCATGTTCCTCATGGACATGGACATGTTGCTCACGGACATAGTTATGCTGGTCATGGTCATGAAGGAAATGCTGGCTTAGGCTATGGATATGGTGGTTATGGACTTGGTTACAATGGTCTCGGTTACGGTGCAGGATTTGGTGGATATGGCTTAGCCAGTGCATTGTTAGGCACTCTTCCTTATGCTAGATATGgttattaa